One Engystomops pustulosus chromosome 7, aEngPut4.maternal, whole genome shotgun sequence DNA window includes the following coding sequences:
- the LOC140068685 gene encoding SLAM family member 5-like, which yields MMHATSELLAVLVPLLLLASANQEPTLVLGVVNRSVELSAHLHLPHPVQETVWKFKSGNVMVKMAEVGNMKLLFYSNQFNNRIKTVKNGTAIVIEPLSLRDTGEYQAEIILTNKQIHRVSFKLTVYEAIPSPTIRTEWKENTTDYCNITLDCSAPPITPDFTYTWKSRRKNSEYRPYNTGSTIHVLLPPEHQDMEFLCTAQNPVYQESASVYIEQFCAVTNNAGMNMTQVRGCHLPLRFSLAAAFLCISLVCIHLSHRYH from the exons CCAATCAAGAGCCTACGCTGGTTTTGGGCGTGGTGAACCGCTCTGTAGAACTGTCCGCCCACCTGCACCTCCCACATCCTGTACAAGAAACCGTCTGGAAATTTAAGTCTGGAAACGTGATGGTTAAGATGGCAGAAGTTGGGAATATGAAACTTTTGTTCTACAGTAACCAATTCAATAACCGTATTAAAACGGTCAAAAATGGAACAGCTATAGTCATAGAACCTCTGAGCCTGAGGGATACTGGGGAATACCAAGCCGAAATTATACTCACCAACAAGCAGATCCACAGGGTGTCATTcaagctcactgtgtatg AAGCGATTCCCTCCCCGACTATAAGGACTGAATGGAAGGAAAACACCACAGATTACTGTAATATTACTCTCGATTGTTCAGCCCCACCAATCACACCAGATTTTACTTATACTTGGAAATCTAGACGCAAGAATTCTGAGTATCGGCCATATAATACTGGAAGTACTATCCATGTATTGTTACCACCGGAGCACCAGGACATGGAATTCCTGTGTACAGCCCAGAACCCAGTCTACCAGGAGAGTGCCTCTGTCTATATAGAGCAGTTCTGTGCCGTAACTAATAATGCTGGTATGAATATGACACAAGTAAGag GATGTCATCTGCCTCTGAGGTTCAGCCTGGCAGCAGCTTTCCTGTGCATATCCCTGGTCTGTATCCACCTGTCACATCGTTATCATTAA